One stretch of Oncorhynchus masou masou isolate Uvic2021 chromosome 9, UVic_Omas_1.1, whole genome shotgun sequence DNA includes these proteins:
- the LOC135545211 gene encoding protein chibby homolog 1-like encodes MSIFREMWDKLGTPSTALRSPGNWNPKLPPARLDASLSSLYYLDFNSRENELGPDYAPLALTLGGHSLIFQEGQWLLQQTPQGAKGRRPKAGDRTRIRRLKNKNRELQEENNVLKIRVELLMDMLAETTARLQGSDPGEGGSQDSLAVPQTPQMKRASFKIRSTKIKS; translated from the coding sequence ATGTCCATATtcagagagatgtgggataaactGGGGACCCCGTCGACGGCCCTCCGCTCCCCAGGCAACTGGAACCCCAAACTCCCACCCGCCAGGCTCGACGCCTCCCTTTCTTCACTCTACTACCTTGACTTCAACTCCCGTGAAAACGAGCTGGGGCCCGATTACGCCCCCCTGGCCCTCACCCTGGGGGGCCACAGCCTCATCTTCCAGGAGGGCCAGTGGCTGTTGCAGCAGACGCCCCAAGGGGCCAAGGGCCGGCGTCCAAAGGCAGGGGACCGAACCCGCATCCGCCGCCTGAAGAATAAGAACCGGGAGTTACAGGAGGAGAATAATGTCCTGAAGATCCGGGTGGAACTGCTGATGGACATGCTGGCAGAGACCACAGCCCGGCTACAGGGCTCTGATCCTGGGGAGGGGGGCAGCCAGGACAGCCTAGCAGTACCACAAACACCCCAGATGAAAAGGGCAAGCTTCAAGATACGTTCTACTAAAATAAAGTCCTAA